CTCGACCACTGTTTATGATTCATGTTCTTAGACTCataactgcagcctggtttctgttaatgttgtaaatagcctttccctacaagtattttatccctgctatcatCAGAATTACAAAGAATGTATGCCAGTCGACACTGtcataagctttctccaaatcCATGAATACTATAAAAGTAATTTTGCCTTTCTTCTGCCTGCCTTTTAATAAAAGTCACAGCATCAGTATTACTCTGTGCATTCCTAAATTTCTCTGGATCACctggtcttccccaaggttggcacCTTTCTGTTTTCCTATTCTTCTGTCTCAAATTAGTTTCAGAATCTTTCAACTAGTACTTTTAACTGATGGTTTGTTAGTATTCACACtcatcagcacctgccttctttggaatttcaattattactttcttctttaagtctgaggtttTTTCACATTACGTTGTGGTTGACTCTTCCAAGGATCTCAATATTTCTGAGATAATGTCATTTACTCCAAGCAACTTGTTTCCTCTTAGATCTTTCACTGTTCTGTCACATTCTTCTTACAGTATTGTATACCCCAACTCATTTTCATCTACTCCCccttccatttctatgatattcCTATAAGTTCACTTCCCTTATACAGGATGGGGCAgttaaaacagttttggaaaatatATAGGAAACTACACATCATATTACAAAAAAGGCTGTAATAACAGTTGTTCCTCTTGAAGCGGGACATCCAATGACACTACAGTTGATGCTCCTGCTCCACCTCCAGGAGGTGTGACGGATGTCCAATTTGAAATCTTCAATAGGAACTCCCAATTTTTACGGCAAATTCAGATTCTCTGGAGAAACTACATAACTTTTGTATGGGGCAATTTTATTGTTGtgcgatagatggtgctgtaatcaacACAAATCAGAATAGGTTACAATTCTTTGAAACACGATAGTATCTCAGGAAATTACCCAATAGATCAGGATCCCAGTAGAGTAGAAGGGCAGTATTCTTACATTTTGTAATGCAACATGGGTGTTTTATTACAAATTAATGTGATTCTTGAGAACATAACACATTAAATTGTCCACATTATTTGTACAATAACTCACCGATGGTGTCAAAGCGGAAAACGGTTAGAATAGGTTATCAGCTTGTTTATCAATGCAGTAACAACTACATTTagtgttacccaggaacaacgatgtTAATGTAGTACACTTCTGTTtcattcagtgtcttttttttaatgagtccccttgcctctcaccctCAGGGTGCTTGTATTGACTGAATCCCATTGACTCTCACCATCGGGGTGCTGGTCTTAGGTGCATCCCCTTGTCTCTCACAAATCTTCATGTTTTACTCAAGCAAATAATGTTTGAAATGGTGCCTGCTCACAGAAGTATACCTCACAACCTTATTTCTGAAAGAAAATCCTACAGCTCAAAGTTTTTCTTCACTAATATTTATTTGCACATTCAGTGATAATTCCCGGCCACATATTTGCACAGGTTGTTGGAATGTCTGGGTAACATTTCTCCTTTGGCATtctccacaggaaaaaaaaaaaaaaaatcttgaggtGTCATGGTGCAGGCCACTCATGAGGGCCTCCACATCCAAGCCGTCGGCCAGGATAGTTTCGATTCAGAACTTTACGAGATGTCCACAAATAATGTGCTTGACAGCCATCATCTTGAAACAACATATCCATTCTTGTTTAAAGTGGGATATCTTTCAGAAGTATTGCCAAAATATTATCTAAAATGTCACCATTCACATTACTGTCTATAAAGCATGGGCCAATTATCCGAGACCTATTACAGTGCTCCAGGGGTGTTGAAACTCAGCTCTCACTTAATGCATATTGTGCCGATTCACATGAATACAAttcgtaaacgttgcttcatcagaGAAAACACCTGTGAATGAAAATCATCATTGGCTGCTAGTTTTTGTATTGAAATGCAAAAGTTCAAGCGGCTTTGAAAGTCTCCCCATTCTACTACGGCTTGATGCAATGGGTGGTATGTGTATTCATGCACTTTGCTGCGAAATTCCTGCAACTCGTGCAATTTCCCTCGAACTATTTGAGGATGTACAACAGTTAGAGCCAAAACATCCACTCAGCATTTTCGTTCACCACGGGCTGTGATCAGATTCTTCGTGTGGGTTGAACACTTACAGTAGCAGTAAAAATTGGCTAATACTGCAAAATGTTGTTGCTGAAAGAAATTCCTCTCTGGGAACAGGTTCACATACCATAAACAAGCTTCTCCTACATGCCTATTTGACACACAATATGAAGCAACAATGTCCACCCCTCTGCAATCGTTAACATTGTTGCACAAGTAGGAAGTGAGCCGCAACAACTTCACACTGCTGTTTCCTTATCCATAATTCGTGGTATAGCCACAGTTGTGCTCAACACAAGGGAACTATAGCCTTGTACCTAGGAGTTGCAGAAACAGTGAGTCCGACCATGGACTGTGAAGCATGTTCGCCATCTGTGCATAACAGATGGCCATTTGAATGGTAAAAAATATTTAGCAGACAATACATACTGAACATTCCCTTATCACTTTTCAACTGTTTAATCCATTTTGATCTGTGTCAAATACAGCGCCATTAAtctggaacaataaaattgttccgCACGAAAGTTACACATTTTTTCTggagaatctgcaataaaaattgggGGCTCCTATTGAAGATTTCAAATTTgactcctctcccaccccctgagagtggagcagggggggggggggggggtcgagttcAGTGTCATTGGATGCCCCCTTCCGAGACGAAGTCCCAGCTATTTCTGCAAACAATTCAACCAccaaacctttgtgtgtgtgtgtgtgtgtgtgtgtgtgtgtgatatatattccttcaactttcagctttcccttctttgcttggtactggctTGCCaactgcgctcttgatattcattcatatagctgctcttctttttatttatttatttacttttttttcagaaaaggcCACTCTAAATTTTTCTGCGGGCAGCATTTATCTTTCCCTTGATTAGGCTTGCTTCTATAGTCTTGGATTTGTCCTCTCCTTTTTAGccttttgcacttcttgtcaatctcctTTATTAATCTGTATTCCCTGTTGCCCATCCCATttcctgtatttttatattttctccttttgtcaattacaTTCAACTTCTCAAGCATTATCCAAAGGTTTCAAACAGGCAATCCAtgttctcctgtttttccttctcttccttttcctcttattCTGCTTTCAAATTCTCTCTGAATaacttctttcatctcatcatacattttttcacgctcttcatcatctacagagctagttggcatataaacttttacaatGGTAGTATTGTGCACCACACTATTCatggtagcttacctgcattcctattttcttattcattattaggttATTCCTGaattacttctatttgattttgtattcataaccctgtactcacctgactgcAAACTTACTCATCCAGGAAccaaacttcactagttcccactgcatctaacttcgatctattcatttctctttttgaattttctaaccctacgtacccaattaagggatctagcaTTCGACAATCTGAGCCATAGAATGACAGTTTATTTTCCTAATGACATCTCTTTAAGAGTCCCTACCAGATGATCTGAATGGAAGACTATTTTGCCTCCAGATTTTACCACAGAGGATATCATCATTTATACGTACAGTAGATACACAGGCTCTTGGCAAAtgtaacagctgtagtttcctcttgctttcagctattcACACTACCAGCATAGCATGGCCATGTCGGCTAGCATTACAAGACCAAATAAATAAATCAGCCAGACTCccatccctgcaactactgaaaaaggctGCTGCTTCATTTCAGGAAACATATGTTTACCTGGCATCTCCAGGGGTATCCCTCCAATACAGTTGCACCTACAATATGGCCATCCCACCTCAGCAAGGACCATTGCTGGTGGCGATGGAATACAACTAAAGAATGCACAATATATAGCCTATAAAAGAAAGTTGGGAAGAACAGTTCTAAACTGTTTTTCAGTGCCTGCTGGATTACAGTAGTCTAGATAAAATCTGATTTGAAAATTATATGATATTCCACACTTCCATAATAAGCAGATCAATGAACAATATAACAGTTTCAGAAATAACACACTTAGAAGCAATTATGTAGCTCTGGCTGCTTACACAAAGTAGGGGCCTATATAATATTTGGATGCAGAGCAATTTGCTTTCCAATGCAAAATCCAGAAACTGATGGTACAGTCATTTTCCCGCAGAAAAGTATAGTCTTAATTTGTTCATATGTCATGTCTTAAATAACGCAACAAACTAAACTGATCTACATTACTGTCTCAAAATAAAATGAGGAAACTTTATTTACTTTACAAAAGGGCAGTCATCCTCtgcagatagttttactgttggaaGCAAATAGTTCTCAATATTGATAAATAAACAACGAAGATCGTGTCATCAAAACAATGTACTTACAAATGTAATAAGCGCCATACTGCGGATTTCTAAGCTCTCTTTCAAGAAATGAAAGGTTTTCTTTCGTTGGTCGGATAAATACTAtacacttcaagtgtctcattggttcataggcgcttccagaatCAATCCTTTCGAACAGGTACACCTCTTTCCTTAGTATCTCCGACTGCCCGAATACCATGCTCACGATTCCAGTCTGGGAACACATATACGACAGAGGTAAGCTCCAAAAGTAACTAGCCGATTATTCAATGTTTACCAAGCGCCAGTAAATATACCGTGTGTTTGTCcatcagaagtattttcattcctgGGCCACTTTCTTCAGTCATTCGCGTAATGTATAGCCTAACAGCTGCAACGacgttcatttttattaaattattacaaTTATATACTTGTATACAAGACACTACGAACTCAACATCATCACAGCTCATAACATCCGCTCCCACTCACGATCTGTCATTATTGTTGATATCGCTGAAGACCTTTGAGGCGGTAGAAGTGCTTTGGCTGGGCATATATTGATGTATAAAAATACACCTCCGTAAGTTTCCGTTTTCCGAAGGATAATATAAAGTTAATATTGAGCCACACGCAAGAAAATGTGGTAGACTAGTCATTCAAGTGTTGCTGTATTTATATTCATGTAAGGTAAGAAAAgaatttgttttattgtttctaGCACAATACTTCCGTGTTGCGTGTTTACAAATGCGCCCTATAAGTAATGTTTTTAATACCAACGTGCATTATTCGGCTAGTGTTACTTGAATGTAATTATGATATCTGTAATTATTTTGTTGGTCACATGTAGTACCGTTTGCCAGTTAGGAAAGTAGGCCTACCATTTCCCACTgcaaaatatcttttttttattttttaggtgcAGTAACAGCTCTACTTCTTTTCACTGAAGATTATTGAATATGGATGGTCAGCAAGTGTGTAATGATTCGAAGCTGTACAAAAAATCCACAtcgaaagaagagaagaaaaacaaCGTATTGCAACTGTGGGGAAACGAACGTACAATGAATTTAAACCCACTCATCTTGGAAAACATACGAACTTCGTATTACTTTAAAGTGAATCTTCGCAAGTTGAAAACGTACCACGAAGTCGTcgatgaaatttattacagagttGGTCACCTAGAACCGTGGGAAAAAGGAAGCCGAAACACAACTGGGTTAACGGCACTGTGTGGAGGTGTTAGAGGGGTTGGTGCGGGAGGGATTGTATCATCAGCTTACTGCTTACTGTATAAAATGTTTACGTTAAAAATGACTCGAAAACAGGTCAATGGTTTGATTACTCACCCTGATTCCCCTTACATTAGAGGTTTAGGTTTTATGTATATCAGATACACACAGCCTCCACAAGACTTATGGGAATGGTTCGAGCCATTTTTAAACGACAAAGAAGAAATTGATGTAAAGGCAGGAGGGGGCCACGTTATGACAATAGGAGATATGTTAAAAAGATTTCTGACAAAACTGCAATGGTTTTCCACATTCTTTCCACGAATTCCGCAGCCAATACAACAGACGATCGATAGGAAATTACCGGTACTGACGACAAGGACACGAAACGAATTTCGGGGCAATGGAACGACTCGGCGTAATTCTTTTAAGGAATATCATACAGCTGCAAAACTAGAAAAGGGAAAGACCGCCATTTCCTCGAATTCGTGTAATTCAGAGAAAGAAAGTTCAGCTAGTTCCAAGAAAAGGCGACATTCATTTGAATACAACGTCCAGAATACAAATAGAAGAGCAAAGGAAAGAAGGTGTAATTAATAAtgtataaattaatgaaaaattttgctgTCACATTTCGTTGCACTGTGAACATGTAAAGGGCTCATTTGACAATTTAAAGACATATACTTTGGCAATGACCAAGTGAATTACTTGCGCTCGATATTGAAAGTAAATAGAACTATATTCTTGAAAGCCTAAAGAAAGTAAGTGTTGTCACTGTAGACTGTAGTGGGGATTTAATTCCCGTACTAGGAAATTGTGttgttttttacaaacatttgtagAGAAATAATGCTGTTGGCTGAAGCCAGAACATGAGATTGTaagtttttttgcaataaatatctgACTCGTTGAAAGCGCCGGTATACAACTTTGTTTTAAGCTAGTGTGGACTTgtttgttctaacaaacaatgcAGATGCAGATTGGGAGATAAGAGATGTTACCGCAAATAGGTTATTCAGAATTGTGTTCTTTTTATGGTGCTTCAAATATGCTGTAGTCTTTATAACGTTACACCTGCAATCCTATATAGCGCTCATCCTTCCCAGGTCCTCAGTTTGGTATCTTGGATGCATAAATTCATCAGGCAAAATATTAAATATCTCACGTATTTACTACGTCCAAAATGTGATAATTGCTCCCACAGATACTGCTGAGTGCTTCATACACTAACGGCACATTTATCTCAGTCTTTTGGCAATTTTTTAGTCTTCCTGTAACAGCTATTAGGCCCTATGTGTTACCTA
This sequence is a window from Schistocerca serialis cubense isolate TAMUIC-IGC-003099 chromosome 7, iqSchSeri2.2, whole genome shotgun sequence. Protein-coding genes within it:
- the LOC126412816 gene encoding pre-mRNA-splicing factor 38B-like, which gives rise to MDGQQVCNDSKLYKKSTSKEEKKNNVLQLWGNERTMNLNPLILENIRTSYYFKVNLRKLKTYHEVVDEIYYRVGHLEPWEKGSRNTTGLTALCGGVRGVGAGGIVSSAYCLLYKMFTLKMTRKQVNGLITHPDSPYIRGLGFMYIRYTQPPQDLWEWFEPFLNDKEEIDVKAGGGHVMTIGDMLKRFLTKLQWFSTFFPRIPQPIQQTIDRKLPVLTTRTRNEFRGNGTTRRNSFKEYHTAAKLEKGKTAISSNSCNSEKESSASSKKRRHSFEYNVQNTNRRAKERRCN